In a genomic window of Rhodovulum sp. P5:
- the pcl gene encoding 4-coumarate--CoA ligase, with translation MTPEKLEKARPPLLGKDEARRLCIALIEAEQDRLLREGRIDRTSMIGARLAGAGTIDPDDLLIDEATLGFDSLSLLDLIMSLNRYFGLASTGVEDYLLVQRRLGDWADLVAHHFELVGRDAEITFTTSGSTGPGKLIRHGRDVLEAEMSGVADLLQPYLRPDTRVLSMVAPLHIYGFLWACLLPRMTGLEVRDIGALSPTRLLREARSGDIVLGTPFTWAQLAKTGGRLPDDVTGVSAGATSTRDTWQAVAEIGLDRLIDIFGSTETGGVGMRAEEGTPFTLLAHLTRCGEDIARKSDPTTPLALQDRLDWTDARAFRVLGRNDTVVQIAGTNVNPDAVREVLRADPAVADAAVRLDGDRLKAFVVPTDGAGDTGPLETALRDRVNRELPAPARPDRFTFGPRIPRNAIGKLADW, from the coding sequence ATGACTCCGGAGAAACTGGAAAAGGCACGGCCGCCGCTCTTGGGAAAAGACGAGGCGCGGCGCCTCTGTATCGCGCTGATCGAGGCAGAGCAGGACCGGCTCTTGCGCGAAGGGCGTATCGACAGGACATCCATGATCGGCGCCCGCCTGGCCGGGGCGGGCACGATCGACCCTGACGACCTTCTGATCGACGAGGCGACACTGGGCTTTGACAGCCTCTCGCTGCTCGATCTGATCATGTCACTCAACCGCTATTTCGGACTCGCGTCCACCGGGGTCGAGGACTACCTGCTGGTTCAGCGACGTCTTGGCGACTGGGCCGATCTGGTTGCGCATCATTTCGAGCTTGTGGGCCGGGATGCCGAGATAACCTTTACCACGTCTGGCAGCACGGGCCCCGGAAAGCTAATCCGGCATGGCCGCGATGTGCTTGAGGCCGAGATGTCCGGGGTCGCGGACCTTTTGCAACCGTATCTGCGGCCGGACACCCGGGTTCTGTCGATGGTCGCGCCCCTGCACATCTACGGGTTTCTCTGGGCGTGTCTCTTGCCGCGGATGACCGGGCTTGAGGTGCGCGATATCGGTGCGTTGTCGCCCACGCGCTTGCTGCGTGAAGCGCGCAGCGGCGACATCGTCCTTGGCACCCCCTTTACCTGGGCACAGCTTGCGAAGACCGGTGGCAGACTGCCGGATGACGTCACCGGCGTCAGTGCCGGGGCAACGTCCACACGGGATACATGGCAGGCCGTTGCCGAAATCGGGCTGGACCGGCTGATCGACATCTTTGGATCGACCGAAACCGGTGGCGTGGGTATGCGGGCGGAGGAGGGCACGCCCTTCACCCTGCTGGCGCATCTGACACGCTGCGGCGAGGATATCGCGCGAAAGTCCGACCCGACCACGCCCCTTGCCCTTCAGGACCGGCTGGATTGGACCGATGCGCGCGCCTTTCGCGTGCTGGGGCGGAATGACACCGTCGTCCAGATCGCGGGGACCAATGTCAACCCGGATGCTGTGCGGGAGGTCTTGCGTGCCGACCCTGCCGTGGCCGATGCTGCGGTGCGGCTGGATGGCGACCGGCTGAAGGCCTTTGTCGTCCCGACCGACGGGGCAGGCGATACCGGGCCGCTTGAAACGGCCCTTCGGGATCGCGTGAACCGCGAGCTGCCGGCGCCGGCCCGCCCTGACCGGTTTACCTTCGGCCCCCGGATTCCGCGCAACGCGATCGGCAAGCTGGCCGATTGGTAG
- a CDS encoding PAS domain-containing protein: protein MTSQPEAAANADFEALLSKALGEQILAESYALTFDAETRMLVTANEPAVFLLELAEDNLGAYDFDGLIAPDGLDVQELWETAASGVRPTWDGALVASLSESRHTMTFRAVRLSDEGGERLSVVALSAPVAEPAPSESTAGPASKWSVADDYVGFIEYDADGNIIDANDRANMALEFYGESMVGKNHDALWPDSVTQTPEYVEFWEKLRQGRVVERKYLHVTAEGQNIWLHSTFIPVKDDMGQVKSVIQCLMDVNDDAATAAINQAKVDFFTQNLGTVEYDTDGNVLTVSDRMLEIVKFERDELIGKHLRRFTVADFARGTAFAEAWAGVMKGESRVIDMPHVTKALDINWTRSRFAPLKSPDGSVEKVFEIAIDNNNEKVDLDRLRKRFNAVDDRLSVVEYKIDGSIIEANATFCKMMGLNPLELKERDHKSFVPKDFADSRRYDEFWDRLVKGERITGRFRRFANDGRDVWLHATYSPIVSEEDGLVKSILFFAIDVTDFRKTELKSEAILHALDKSMMVVEYEMDGSVMTANNFFQEQMGYRLEEIRGRQHAMFMDKEEAKSMDAMQMWDHLRDGGSHEGEVLRVGAGGQEHWLQSHYHAIPDLNGHFTKVIQIAFEITESKERLSELESKWQAALSHQAVVEFDAEGKILHANDSFLRLVSYSLREIAGQNHHFICTADYIRSPAYSDFWMALRRGEPQSGRFHHVARFDRDLFMLAHYAPVRNSKGEVDRIIMCGYDVTDQVALERTAKDQATALAAEAGKLRDSHQAVRQDAENLTKAIEGLRESAERSDDLLDGSLTEMTSAREAASKVTEIVELVSDIAVQTNLLAFNAAIEAARAGEHGAGFSIVADEVRKLAERNGEAAREISRQIERANDSIQRGTKGTEEAIQRIKGIGDMAQNHSGGMTDLVDHAETQEASATSLTQVAEELQRAVSN, encoded by the coding sequence ATGACCTCACAACCGGAAGCCGCCGCGAACGCAGACTTCGAGGCACTGCTGTCCAAGGCGCTGGGTGAGCAAATCCTTGCCGAGTCCTACGCCCTTACCTTCGATGCCGAAACGCGCATGTTGGTGACGGCGAACGAACCCGCGGTCTTCCTGCTGGAACTCGCCGAGGACAACCTTGGTGCCTACGACTTCGACGGGCTGATCGCCCCCGATGGTCTTGACGTGCAGGAGTTGTGGGAGACGGCTGCATCCGGCGTCCGCCCGACCTGGGACGGGGCGCTGGTGGCAAGCCTTTCTGAATCCCGGCATACAATGACCTTCCGCGCCGTACGCCTGTCTGACGAGGGCGGCGAGCGGCTTTCGGTGGTTGCATTGTCCGCCCCGGTGGCCGAGCCCGCGCCATCGGAAAGCACGGCTGGCCCGGCCAGCAAGTGGAGTGTGGCGGACGATTACGTCGGCTTCATCGAATACGACGCCGATGGGAACATCATCGACGCCAATGACCGCGCGAACATGGCGCTGGAATTCTACGGCGAAAGCATGGTGGGCAAGAACCATGATGCACTTTGGCCCGACAGCGTCACCCAGACCCCGGAATATGTGGAGTTCTGGGAAAAACTGCGCCAAGGCCGGGTGGTGGAGCGCAAGTACCTGCACGTCACGGCCGAAGGTCAGAACATCTGGCTGCATTCGACCTTCATCCCCGTCAAGGATGACATGGGGCAGGTCAAATCGGTCATTCAGTGCCTGATGGACGTCAACGACGACGCCGCCACCGCCGCGATCAACCAGGCGAAGGTGGATTTCTTCACCCAGAATCTTGGAACCGTCGAATACGACACTGACGGGAACGTCTTGACCGTGTCCGACCGAATGCTGGAAATCGTCAAGTTCGAGCGGGATGAACTGATCGGCAAGCATCTGCGCCGCTTCACCGTCGCCGACTTCGCGCGTGGCACGGCGTTTGCCGAAGCCTGGGCCGGGGTGATGAAGGGCGAGTCGCGCGTGATCGACATGCCGCACGTGACCAAGGCGCTTGACATCAACTGGACCCGGTCGCGGTTCGCGCCCCTCAAATCCCCCGATGGCAGCGTCGAGAAGGTGTTCGAGATCGCCATCGACAACAACAACGAGAAGGTCGACCTCGACCGGCTGCGCAAGCGTTTCAATGCAGTCGATGACCGGCTGTCCGTGGTCGAATACAAGATCGATGGGTCGATCATCGAGGCGAACGCGACCTTCTGCAAGATGATGGGTCTCAATCCGCTGGAACTGAAGGAACGCGACCACAAATCTTTCGTTCCCAAGGATTTTGCAGACTCGCGCCGTTACGACGAATTCTGGGATCGCCTTGTGAAAGGCGAGCGGATCACCGGCCGGTTCCGTCGCTTTGCCAATGACGGGCGCGATGTCTGGCTGCACGCCACCTATTCGCCCATCGTGTCCGAAGAGGATGGCCTTGTTAAATCCATCCTGTTCTTTGCCATCGACGTGACAGACTTCCGCAAGACGGAACTGAAGTCAGAGGCCATCCTTCATGCGCTCGACAAGTCGATGATGGTCGTCGAGTACGAGATGGACGGCAGCGTGATGACCGCCAACAACTTCTTCCAGGAGCAGATGGGCTATCGGCTGGAGGAAATCCGCGGTCGCCAGCACGCGATGTTCATGGACAAGGAAGAGGCCAAGAGCATGGATGCCATGCAGATGTGGGACCATCTGCGCGACGGCGGCAGCCACGAAGGCGAGGTTCTGCGCGTGGGCGCGGGGGGGCAGGAACACTGGCTGCAAAGCCACTATCACGCCATTCCCGATCTCAACGGCCATTTCACCAAGGTGATCCAGATCGCCTTCGAGATCACCGAAAGCAAGGAAAGGCTGAGCGAGCTTGAAAGCAAGTGGCAGGCGGCCCTCAGCCATCAGGCCGTGGTCGAATTCGATGCCGAGGGCAAGATCCTGCATGCCAATGACAGTTTCCTGCGCCTTGTCAGCTACTCCCTGCGGGAGATCGCGGGCCAGAACCACCACTTCATCTGCACCGCCGACTATATCCGCTCTCCCGCCTACAGCGACTTCTGGATGGCCCTGCGCCGGGGCGAGCCGCAAAGCGGACGTTTCCACCATGTTGCCCGGTTCGACCGCGATCTTTTCATGCTGGCGCATTATGCCCCTGTCCGGAACTCCAAGGGAGAGGTCGACCGGATCATCATGTGTGGCTACGACGTGACCGACCAGGTTGCGCTGGAACGCACGGCGAAAGATCAGGCAACCGCCCTCGCGGCCGAAGCCGGCAAGCTGCGGGACAGCCACCAGGCGGTGCGCCAGGACGCGGAAAACCTGACAAAGGCCATCGAAGGCCTGCGCGAAAGTGCGGAACGCAGCGACGATCTGCTTGACGGATCGCTGACCGAGATGACAAGCGCCCGTGAAGCGGCCAGCAAGGTCACCGAGATTGTCGAGCTTGTCAGCGACATCGCCGTGCAGACCAATCTGCTTGCCTTCAACGCCGCCATCGAAGCGGCCCGGGCAGGGGAACATGGTGCGGGCTTCTCCATCGTGGCCGACGAGGTTCGCAAGCTGGCCGAACGCAACGGCGAGGCGGCCCGCGAAATCTCGCGCCAGATCGAACGTGCCAATGACAGCATCCAGCGCGGCACGAAAGGCACCGAGGAGGCGATCCAGCGGATCAAGGGCATCGGCGACATGGCGCAAAACCATAGCGGCGGCATGACCGATCTTGTGGATCATGCCGAGACGCAGGAAGCCTCGGCGACCAGCCTCACCCAGGTTGCCGAAGAACTTCAGCGCGCCGTCAGCAACTGA
- a CDS encoding chemotaxis protein CheW → MSEPAHHSTWTTFGLMEVGESTLGVNIANLTEVQPIDGLSPLMVSHPAFLGAMRLRGRLIPVFDPRVLCGFPRTDTPPAIAAIMAHEERLVALAVDEITGLAKADEAALQRLESGGAAGAVCSSEGSTTTAA, encoded by the coding sequence ATGTCGGAGCCGGCGCACCACTCCACCTGGACCACCTTCGGGCTGATGGAGGTGGGAGAGAGCACCCTTGGCGTGAACATCGCCAACCTGACGGAAGTGCAGCCGATCGATGGGCTGTCGCCGCTGATGGTCTCTCACCCCGCGTTTCTTGGCGCGATGCGGTTGCGCGGGCGACTGATCCCGGTCTTCGACCCGCGGGTTCTGTGCGGGTTTCCGCGGACCGACACACCGCCGGCCATCGCGGCCATCATGGCCCATGAGGAACGGCTGGTCGCCCTGGCGGTGGACGAGATCACGGGGCTGGCGAAAGCTGACGAAGCGGCGCTTCAGCGGCTGGAATCCGGCGGTGCCGCGGGGGCGGTCTGTTCTTCGGAGGGTTCTACCACGACGGCCGCGTGA
- a CDS encoding chemotaxis protein CheW, translating to MINVIDPLALFSLPDLPTAERFRRKETGYKVSGRKAYLTFQAGGARFAAPAIDVHGTLPRQHVDRDALAGGLCLGSVRVNGVRIPVIDAPGLLGLGTARERANPEIVVISFEGEHLLGLAVDVICRIATFGEQQLTTVPALLGGGKSALGLMVTEDDGTQTYVIRVEYLREDPDLKSIAGLSGPVTETDGRPAKKGDAAARNDTAKQAHDDGRPASNTIIHERKRYVVFEACSTFAIPIEKIIRILEPPKKITPFPDTGGGILGLFSVDGQPTTLVCLCRYLHLGAPAETDKRRVLLAGDEDRQIGILVNSVDGIETSTWRAENTEPSAFLEQMVKLGRPEAQVVLPRLDVDALSARIARGNRAMSVFA from the coding sequence GTGATCAACGTGATCGATCCGCTGGCGCTCTTCTCGCTTCCGGATCTGCCGACAGCAGAACGGTTTCGTAGAAAGGAAACCGGCTACAAGGTCAGCGGTCGCAAAGCGTATCTGACATTTCAGGCGGGCGGGGCGCGGTTCGCGGCGCCCGCCATCGACGTGCACGGCACCCTGCCGCGGCAACATGTTGACCGCGACGCGCTTGCCGGTGGTCTTTGCCTTGGATCTGTCCGTGTCAACGGGGTGCGGATTCCGGTGATCGACGCGCCGGGCCTTCTGGGGCTTGGCACCGCGCGCGAACGCGCCAATCCCGAAATCGTTGTCATCAGCTTCGAGGGGGAGCACCTTCTGGGCCTTGCGGTGGATGTCATCTGCCGGATCGCGACCTTCGGGGAACAGCAGTTGACCACCGTTCCGGCGCTGCTTGGCGGCGGTAAATCCGCGCTGGGCTTGATGGTGACCGAGGACGACGGAACCCAGACCTATGTCATAAGGGTGGAGTATCTGCGCGAGGATCCGGACCTGAAGTCCATCGCGGGGCTGTCCGGCCCCGTGACCGAGACCGACGGCCGGCCTGCAAAGAAAGGCGACGCGGCCGCAAGGAATGACACCGCGAAGCAGGCCCATGACGACGGCAGGCCCGCCTCGAACACGATCATCCACGAACGCAAGCGCTATGTGGTGTTCGAGGCCTGCAGCACATTCGCGATCCCGATCGAAAAGATCATCCGGATCCTCGAACCACCGAAAAAGATCACGCCCTTTCCCGATACGGGGGGCGGTATCCTCGGCCTGTTTTCCGTGGACGGGCAGCCGACGACACTGGTTTGCCTTTGCCGCTACCTTCACCTTGGCGCACCGGCCGAGACCGACAAGCGCCGCGTGCTTCTGGCCGGGGACGAAGACCGCCAGATCGGCATTCTGGTCAACTCCGTGGACGGGATCGAAACCTCTACCTGGCGGGCAGAGAATACCGAACCCTCGGCGTTTCTTGAGCAGATGGTCAAGCTTGGCCGCCCCGAGGCGCAGGTCGTTCTGCCCCGTCTGGATGTAGATGCCCTGTCGGCCCGGATTGCGCGCGGAAATCGTGCAATGTCGGTCTTCGCTTAA
- a CDS encoding AAA family ATPase → MTVPKPEAGHAPGVQLDVIDNPWLGLQSRHGFFQNAEITDIMARALSYVRAGVCVHFSGMAGLGKTTMALRIAEALGRPVSFMTGNEWLTTKDFIGGQIGETTSTVVDKYVQSVRRSETTTRADWKDSILAVSMERGYTLVYDEFTRASPAANAALLSVLEEGVLVSTDHTSTRTYIEAHPDFRIILTSNPHDYQGVNMAPDALVDRMVTLRLKEPSAETLAGIVAARSGLDPENSRRIVHLVLRARESFDVHGLSSMRTSILIARLAAPLEMAGQLTAAALAQIASDVLSGRGAEIGPQDIEHALDPQTAQQMQRIVGA, encoded by the coding sequence GTGACGGTTCCCAAACCAGAGGCGGGTCATGCGCCCGGTGTCCAGTTGGACGTGATCGACAATCCCTGGCTTGGGCTGCAAAGCCGGCACGGGTTTTTCCAGAACGCAGAAATCACCGATATCATGGCCCGGGCGCTGTCCTATGTGCGTGCGGGGGTCTGCGTTCACTTCTCCGGCATGGCCGGCCTTGGCAAGACCACGATGGCGCTTCGGATCGCCGAGGCGCTGGGCCGCCCGGTGTCCTTCATGACCGGAAACGAATGGCTGACCACCAAGGACTTCATCGGCGGCCAGATCGGAGAGACGACCTCCACCGTTGTCGACAAATACGTGCAAAGCGTGCGCCGGTCAGAGACGACGACCCGGGCGGACTGGAAGGACTCCATCCTCGCCGTGTCGATGGAGCGGGGTTACACGCTGGTCTACGATGAATTCACCCGCGCTTCTCCGGCCGCCAATGCCGCGCTTCTGTCGGTCTTGGAGGAGGGGGTTCTGGTGTCCACCGATCACACCAGCACCCGCACCTATATCGAGGCCCACCCCGATTTCCGCATCATCCTGACCTCGAACCCGCACGACTATCAGGGCGTGAACATGGCGCCTGACGCGCTGGTCGACCGGATGGTGACCCTGCGTCTGAAAGAGCCGTCGGCCGAAACGCTGGCCGGGATCGTCGCGGCGCGCAGCGGGCTCGATCCCGAAAACAGCCGCCGCATCGTCCATCTGGTGCTGCGTGCGCGGGAAAGTTTCGACGTGCATGGCCTGTCGTCGATGCGCACCAGCATCCTGATCGCGCGCCTTGCCGCGCCGCTTGAGATGGCCGGACAACTGACCGCCGCGGCGTTGGCCCAGATCGCGTCGGACGTCCTTTCGGGACGCGGGGCAGAGATCGGTCCGCAAGATATCGAACATGCGCTCGACCCGCAGACAGCGCAACAGATGCAACGGATCGTGGGGGCATAG
- the gvpO gene encoding gas vesicle protein GvpO: MEQPKPGSFSTEGGAAAMSMVEIIALARRALTAMNGSPIDAVAQCEGEDDGSWRVVIDVVESPARMGNNDLLCAYEIRVSPQGKVAGFQRLGRYHREDGSVG, translated from the coding sequence ATGGAACAACCCAAGCCCGGCAGCTTCAGCACCGAGGGCGGTGCGGCTGCCATGTCGATGGTCGAGATCATCGCGCTTGCCCGCCGTGCCCTGACCGCGATGAACGGCAGCCCGATCGACGCCGTCGCGCAATGCGAGGGCGAGGATGACGGATCGTGGCGGGTGGTGATCGACGTGGTCGAAAGCCCCGCGCGCATGGGCAACAACGATCTGCTGTGCGCCTATGAAATCCGTGTGTCGCCCCAGGGAAAGGTTGCCGGTTTCCAGCGCCTTGGCCGATATCACCGAGAGGACGGGAGCGTCGGTTGA
- a CDS encoding Hsp20/alpha crystallin family protein, translated as MDEKNKDRFRKAGEEIDVRLGDLLGDLGSALSEMMDRLESGQSQEVRRDYSVDTGKGPIRAETGIRVRVAGQEVGSTRQPRAPRPVNRPAGKPAARAEAAAPASPKPRPIAADIFSDGGQWQLVADLPGIDADGLTLSEEGAELVVAATGRGRRFEGRFTMPEGLGLADLSVSLNNGILEITAELPGEADT; from the coding sequence ATGGACGAAAAGAACAAGGACCGGTTCCGCAAGGCCGGCGAGGAAATCGACGTGCGCCTCGGCGATCTTCTGGGGGATCTTGGGTCCGCGCTGTCAGAGATGATGGACCGGCTGGAAAGCGGGCAATCGCAAGAGGTGCGCCGCGATTACAGCGTTGACACCGGCAAGGGTCCGATCCGCGCTGAAACCGGTATCCGCGTCCGCGTGGCAGGGCAGGAGGTCGGCAGCACCCGTCAACCCCGCGCCCCGCGCCCGGTCAACCGCCCAGCGGGCAAGCCCGCCGCCCGCGCCGAAGCGGCCGCACCGGCCAGCCCCAAACCGCGGCCGATCGCGGCTGACATCTTCAGCGATGGCGGGCAGTGGCAACTGGTCGCCGACCTGCCGGGTATCGACGCAGATGGCCTGACCCTGTCGGAGGAGGGCGCGGAACTCGTCGTTGCCGCCACCGGCCGTGGCCGCAGGTTCGAGGGCCGGTTCACAATGCCGGAGGGCCTTGGCCTTGCCGACCTTTCCGTTTCCCTCAACAACGGGATTCTTGAGATCACCGCCGAGTTGCCCGGTGAGGCGGACACATGA
- a CDS encoding GvpL/GvpF family gas vesicle protein — protein MIYLYGLLEPGCEVPEALTGLDGVTGPVDLTPLPQGTLIHGAHDGTEIRPKRRYLLAHTKVLETAASDAPVLPMRFGMWAKDVAEVADLLDAREGQIVSAFDRIRGQVELGLRIDFPREAALFATLQAEPALAAERDKLMAARTPNHFAQAEFGRKLAERLDARRGAAQKELLAWLRPQLTSHVLGKPESDVQVLAADVLIPADQQQTFAAAVEALAAVCDFAPGAEPQIRLIGPVPPFNFVKVSLSPHRTEAA, from the coding sequence ATGATCTATCTTTACGGATTGCTGGAACCCGGGTGCGAGGTGCCCGAGGCCCTGACCGGTCTGGACGGCGTGACCGGGCCGGTCGACCTGACGCCGCTGCCCCAGGGCACGCTGATCCACGGGGCCCATGACGGGACCGAGATCAGGCCCAAGCGCCGTTACCTTCTGGCCCATACCAAGGTTCTGGAAACGGCCGCGAGTGACGCGCCGGTTCTGCCCATGCGGTTTGGCATGTGGGCCAAGGATGTGGCCGAAGTCGCCGACCTGCTGGACGCCCGCGAAGGCCAGATCGTAAGCGCCTTCGACCGGATTCGGGGGCAGGTGGAACTTGGGCTGAGGATCGATTTCCCGCGCGAGGCGGCCCTGTTCGCGACCCTTCAGGCGGAGCCCGCGCTGGCCGCGGAACGCGACAAGCTGATGGCGGCGCGCACGCCAAATCACTTCGCACAGGCCGAATTCGGACGCAAACTCGCCGAACGGCTGGATGCCCGGCGGGGCGCGGCGCAGAAGGAACTGCTGGCATGGCTGAGGCCGCAACTGACATCGCATGTTCTGGGCAAGCCGGAAAGCGACGTGCAGGTTCTGGCCGCCGATGTGCTGATCCCCGCCGATCAGCAGCAGACCTTCGCCGCGGCGGTAGAGGCACTGGCCGCCGTCTGTGATTTCGCACCGGGGGCAGAGCCGCAAATCCGCCTGATCGGCCCCGTGCCGCCCTTCAATTTCGTCAAGGTTTCGCTCTCGCCCCACAGAACGGAGGCTGCGTAA
- a CDS encoding gas vesicle protein GvpG has translation MGLLGKLLTLPVKGPMDASVWVAEKIHEAAEKEWNDPVALKAQLSDAERRLVAGEISEDEYDEIEEALLERLHMAKG, from the coding sequence ATGGGACTCTTGGGAAAACTGCTGACCCTGCCCGTCAAGGGGCCGATGGATGCCTCGGTCTGGGTGGCCGAAAAGATCCACGAGGCTGCCGAGAAGGAATGGAACGACCCCGTGGCGTTGAAAGCGCAGCTTTCCGATGCGGAACGGCGCCTTGTCGCGGGCGAGATCTCGGAAGACGAATATGACGAGATCGAGGAAGCCCTGCTCGAACGGCTGCATATGGCCAAGGGATGA
- a CDS encoding AAA family ATPase, producing MTGPGLHVEVTDAATRGVIRLSRRDLAALNLRPGDTVCATAGRACHGRVSVGAVAEGSALLDRDLAANCDTSQDGRVFLRPADLPRIETLAVQLDTPAPVEPADLSDALFDMALTEGDRLSLTLPQGRTVGVEVMSVSPGGAGLLGAETLVTVQNRPGEDDRLAGIGGMATQIRRVREMIVAPLVRPELFERLGISAPRGVLFSGPPGSGKTLLARAVAAETKAAFFHLNGPEIISKHYGDSEAALRRLFEAAEKQAPSIVFIDEIDAIAPRRDDLSGDKQVERRVVAQLLTLMDGLSDRGRIVVMAATNLPDALDPALRRPGRFDREIRFSPPDAAQRRDILEVHLAKSPLAGDVDLSALADIAHGYVGADLAALVREAAVAALARSVAEAGSEAAVDLENLAITQADLEHGLAVTSPSALRDSAVDAPPVRWEDIGGLDAPKAALQRAVMWPMEHRERFRELGVQPPRGILLTGPPGRARHSSPGRWPLKAG from the coding sequence ATGACGGGGCCGGGCCTGCATGTGGAGGTGACCGACGCCGCCACCCGAGGTGTGATCCGCCTGTCCCGCCGCGATCTTGCCGCTTTGAACCTGCGGCCCGGCGACACGGTTTGCGCCACCGCCGGGCGGGCCTGCCACGGCCGGGTCAGCGTCGGCGCGGTTGCGGAAGGGAGCGCGCTGCTCGACCGCGATCTGGCTGCGAATTGCGACACGTCTCAGGATGGGCGGGTCTTTCTGCGACCGGCCGATCTGCCCCGGATCGAAACGCTTGCTGTGCAACTGGACACGCCCGCCCCGGTCGAACCGGCGGACCTGTCGGACGCCCTGTTCGACATGGCCCTGACCGAGGGCGACCGCCTGTCGCTGACCCTGCCGCAGGGCCGTACCGTCGGGGTCGAGGTGATGTCGGTTTCGCCCGGCGGCGCCGGACTCCTCGGGGCCGAAACCTTGGTCACGGTCCAGAACCGGCCGGGAGAGGACGACCGTCTGGCCGGTATCGGCGGGATGGCAACGCAGATCCGGCGGGTGCGCGAAATGATCGTCGCGCCCCTTGTCCGCCCGGAACTGTTTGAACGACTGGGTATTTCCGCGCCCCGCGGCGTGCTGTTCTCCGGCCCCCCGGGATCGGGCAAGACCCTGCTGGCCCGGGCCGTTGCGGCCGAGACGAAGGCCGCCTTTTTCCACCTCAACGGCCCCGAGATCATCTCCAAGCATTACGGCGACAGCGAGGCTGCGCTCCGCCGCCTGTTCGAGGCCGCCGAGAAACAGGCGCCCAGCATCGTCTTCATCGACGAGATCGATGCTATTGCCCCCCGCCGCGATGATCTGTCCGGCGACAAGCAGGTCGAACGGCGGGTGGTGGCGCAACTTCTGACCCTGATGGACGGGTTGTCCGACCGGGGCCGGATCGTGGTGATGGCGGCCACCAACCTGCCAGACGCGCTGGATCCCGCGTTGCGCCGTCCGGGGCGGTTCGACCGTGAGATCCGGTTTTCGCCGCCCGATGCGGCCCAAAGGCGCGACATTCTCGAGGTGCATCTTGCGAAGTCGCCGCTGGCCGGGGATGTCGATCTTTCCGCATTGGCGGATATCGCCCACGGTTATGTCGGCGCCGATCTGGCCGCGCTGGTGCGCGAGGCGGCCGTGGCAGCGCTTGCCCGCAGCGTAGCCGAGGCCGGGTCAGAGGCCGCCGTCGATCTGGAAAACCTCGCGATTACGCAAGCCGATCTGGAACACGGGCTGGCCGTAACCTCCCCCAGTGCTCTGCGTGACAGTGCGGTCGATGCCCCGCCGGTGCGCTGGGAAGATATCGGCGGGCTCGATGCGCCCAAAGCGGCGCTTCAGCGCGCGGTCATGTGGCCGATGGAGCACCGGGAGCGGTTTCGGGAGCTGGGCGTTCAGCCGCCCCGCGGCATCCTGCTGACCGGCCCGCCGGGTCGGGCAAGACACTCCTCGCCCGGGCGCTGGCCTTTGAAAGCGGGCTGA
- a CDS encoding ATP-binding protein, with the protein MNFVPVRPPRLMSQYLGEAERAVARLFETARATAPTLLFFDELDALAPRRSGKDAVLDRIVAQLLTEIDGCAGRDGVVLLAATNRAASIDPALTRPGRFDTVIPLGLPDRAARASILRVHLANRPLAADLDIDRLAGASDGASGADLAALVAEAARLALVRIVETEAPADSGITMADAEAAIEWLRIAKAARSTDFISPTQGGDA; encoded by the coding sequence CTGAATTTCGTCCCCGTCCGCCCCCCGCGCCTGATGTCGCAATATCTGGGGGAGGCCGAGCGCGCCGTCGCCCGCCTGTTTGAAACCGCCCGCGCGACCGCGCCCACGCTGTTGTTCTTCGATGAACTCGACGCGCTGGCCCCGCGGCGCAGCGGCAAGGATGCGGTGCTTGACCGGATCGTGGCGCAACTGCTGACCGAAATCGACGGCTGTGCCGGGCGCGATGGCGTGGTGCTTCTGGCCGCAACGAACAGGGCGGCCTCCATCGATCCGGCTTTGACCCGGCCGGGGCGGTTTGACACGGTGATCCCCCTTGGGCTGCCGGACCGCGCCGCGCGGGCCAGCATCCTGCGCGTACATCTGGCCAACCGCCCGCTGGCCGCGGATCTGGACATCGACCGGCTGGCCGGTGCGAGCGATGGCGCAAGCGGGGCCGATCTGGCCGCCCTTGTGGCAGAGGCCGCGCGCCTTGCCCTTGTCCGGATCGTGGAGACGGAAGCCCCCGCAGACTCCGGCATCACCATGGCCGATGCCGAGGCCGCGATTGAGTGGCTGCGCATCGCCAAAGCCGCCCGGTCCACCGATTTCATCTCTCCCACCCAAGGAGGCGACGCATGA